A part of Marinobacter psychrophilus genomic DNA contains:
- the phnC gene encoding phosphonate ABC transporter ATP-binding protein, with amino-acid sequence MGPEIQVQGLSKTFGNSKREDKALKNINLSIESGEMVALIGPSGSGKSTLLRHLAGLSCGDVDSGEIRVLGQLVQCQGRLSPDIRKTRARIGYIFQQFNLVGRMKVITNVLTGTLGRVPGWRGCLGLFNTEERALALKCLNRVGMDLWATQRASCLSGGQQQRVAIARTLTQKAEVILADEPIASLDPESARRVMEILADINDQDGRTVVVTLHQVEYAREFCHRAVALKAGEIVYDGPSANLTPAVLASIYGTTSFDIDGEPVKSRTTPTPTKAFALAATG; translated from the coding sequence ATGGGTCCCGAAATTCAGGTTCAAGGTTTATCAAAGACGTTTGGCAACAGCAAACGCGAGGATAAAGCCCTCAAGAACATCAATCTTTCCATTGAATCCGGCGAGATGGTAGCCCTTATCGGCCCCTCCGGTTCTGGCAAATCCACCCTCCTTCGCCACCTCGCCGGGCTGAGCTGCGGCGATGTAGACAGCGGCGAAATTCGCGTACTGGGACAACTCGTGCAATGCCAAGGTCGGCTATCACCGGACATCCGAAAAACGCGAGCACGAATAGGCTACATCTTTCAGCAGTTCAACCTTGTCGGCCGCATGAAGGTCATAACCAATGTGCTCACCGGCACTTTAGGCCGCGTGCCCGGTTGGCGTGGATGCCTCGGCTTGTTTAACACCGAAGAAAGAGCCCTGGCCCTAAAATGCCTAAATCGCGTCGGAATGGATCTCTGGGCAACCCAGCGCGCATCCTGTCTGTCAGGCGGCCAGCAGCAACGGGTTGCCATCGCCCGCACACTCACCCAGAAGGCCGAAGTGATTCTTGCTGACGAGCCCATCGCTTCGCTGGATCCTGAATCGGCCCGCCGTGTCATGGAAATTCTCGCCGATATTAATGATCAAGACGGTCGCACCGTTGTGGTCACGCTGCATCAAGTCGAATATGCCCGCGAATTTTGTCACCGAGCGGTAGCACTTAAGGCTGGCGAAATAGTGTATGACGGCCCATCCGCGAATCTGACTCCCGCGGTGCTGGCCAGTATTTACGGCACCACGTCTTTCGACATTGACGGCGAACCTGTCAAGAGCAGAACAACCCCCACACCCACCAAAGCGTTTGCC
- the phnP gene encoding phosphonate metabolism protein PhnP — protein sequence MRITFLGTGAAGGVPLYGCSCAACSVAKTNAVFAREPCSALIESGTTRILIDGGLMDLHKRFAPGDLDAIVLTHFHPDHVQGLFHLRWGKGPSIPVFIPPDPDGCADLFRHPGILDFNPQKAFSAFEIGGLKVTPVPLIHSKPTFGYVFEVTGGPTFAYLTDTRGLPNDTQHFLQTIKPDGLAIDCTFPPSGQPKGHNDWTLALDCIQAVDPAQAWLIHISHELDNWRQSTNPALPNRINVARDGDWVDFTLPS from the coding sequence ATGCGGATAACCTTTCTAGGAACGGGCGCTGCCGGTGGTGTGCCACTTTACGGTTGTAGTTGCGCGGCCTGTTCCGTCGCCAAAACAAACGCGGTCTTTGCGCGCGAGCCCTGCTCTGCCCTGATCGAATCAGGAACCACACGCATTTTGATTGATGGCGGTCTGATGGACCTGCACAAACGCTTCGCTCCCGGCGATCTGGATGCCATTGTGCTGACGCATTTTCACCCTGATCATGTTCAGGGGCTGTTTCACCTGCGCTGGGGCAAGGGGCCGAGTATCCCCGTCTTTATTCCGCCTGACCCTGACGGCTGCGCCGATCTGTTCCGCCATCCTGGCATATTGGATTTCAACCCTCAAAAAGCATTCTCTGCATTTGAAATCGGAGGGTTAAAGGTCACACCTGTGCCATTGATCCACTCGAAGCCGACCTTCGGCTACGTCTTCGAAGTTACCGGTGGCCCCACGTTTGCCTATCTGACCGATACTCGTGGCTTACCCAATGACACCCAACACTTTTTACAAACAATAAAGCCTGATGGACTGGCAATAGACTGCACATTCCCGCCGTCTGGTCAGCCGAAAGGCCATAACGACTGGACCCTGGCTCTGGATTGTATTCAAGCCGTAGATCCGGCCCAGGCGTGGCTCATCCACATCAGCCACGAGCTGGATAACTGGCGCCAGAGTACGAACCCGGCCTTGCCGAATCGTATAAACGTTGCCCGGGACGGGGATTGGGTAGATTTCACACTCCCGTCTTAA